The genomic interval TAGTGGCGCGGTGAACCTGCTGCCGACGTTGCCGATCTGGGCCGAGTTGTTGGTCTTTGTCGCTAGCGCGGGCGTGATCTGGGTGGCGGGCACGTCTCTGTCCGACTACACCGACGTCCTGTCTGACCGGCTTCACCTCGGCCAGGCCCTGGGCGGCCTGATCCTCTTGGCTGTCGCCACGAACCTGCCCGAGATCGCCATCACCTACAGCGCCGCCGCGAGCGGGCATCTTGACGTCGCCGTCAGCAACATTCTGGGCGGTGTCGCCCTCCAGACCGTGGTGCTGGTCGCATTGGACGCGTTCGGGGTCCGGGAACGCCGACCGCTGACGTATCAGGCCGCGAGCCTGACGCTGGTCATCGAAGGCGCCGTCGTCCTGGCTGTCCTCGGTGTGGTGGTGATGGGCACCCAACTGCCCAAGAATCTGGTGTACGCCCGCCTGTCGCCTGACGTCGTAGCCATCGCCGTGGTCTGGGTGGTGGGGCTTCTGCTAACCCAACGCGCCAGCAAGTCACTGCCGTGGTCGGACAGCGGGGAAGCCCCTGACAGCCAACCCGAGCCGC from Actinomycetes bacterium carries:
- a CDS encoding sodium:calcium antiporter; translated protein: MPTLPIWAELLVFVASAGVIWVAGTSLSDYTDVLSDRLHLGQALGGLILLAVATNLPEIAITYSAAASGHLDVAVSNILGGVALQTVVLVALDAFGVRERRPLTYQAASLTLVIEGAVVLAVLGVVVMGTQLPKNLVYARLSPDVVAIAVVWVVGLLLTQRASKSLPWSDSGEAPDSQPEPRGHSQRKRADQATRDGVSTAKAALIFTAAAMATLVTGALAEQSGIAAADHVGLSGVLFGATVLAAATSLPELSTGLTSVRQGDYKLAFGDIFGGNAFLPVLFLLAVLVSGKSVLPNAHASDIYLSALGGLLTIVYMAGLLFRPSKEHARLGIDSIAVLAVYVIGVAGLIVLPQ